The Metopolophium dirhodum isolate CAU chromosome 4, ASM1992520v1, whole genome shotgun sequence DNA window TGTGACATGCATAATGGCATAATGGATTAGTACATGAGTATAAACTAGGGCTGGcggtatttttggtattttagaaTACTGAAAATACCATGTACTTAtaggttaaaagttaaaatgtacttagataatcataataatattacaaacatagTTCTTAAAATAGATGAACAATTGTCCTGGGTTGAACCGtcaattaagatattatacagaatatcaaggctgggcaagttaatgattttttttaactcagttaacaacaacaacaaaaagttaatttaactataggttaactcagttaagttaaaagttaatactcacattttgttaactttttattaagttaaaaaaaagttaatttgtttatacaacactagagtacttaatttttttccaacccaaaactaaattatagactacagtgtttatactttatacagtatttccatataagttagattcgaatgataactgttaactttaaaaaatttacggtaaatattttttgacatgaaaacgaaatagactgcaatagtaaaatataataaaattaaaaataaaataaattaacttaacttacttcttaaaatgaaaaattaactcgttaatttcacgttaattaaaaaaaaatttagtaagtcaacagttaagttaatgaaaagccaaaagttaaaataaaattaactttttaactcgttaatgcccagccttgcagaATATGGAACAAAACCTATTATCAGTTGATTAGAAACGTTTCTTCAAATTTGAATCGTAACAATGGGTAATCGACGGTGGATAGTTTTTGTACTATTCATGAATTAGTAtggatataggtacatatatcaACAGTGATTAACCAATAGAAAACTGTGAGAGCGCTATAGTACTCCAATTTGAAATGGAGAACATTCCAACTTCAAATTAACATTGATAGCGAGGCGTCGTTCTGTATcctgtataatatcttaattcgtggttaAAACACTTCTAAATTCATTGAAAATACCGATTACCTAGGTACGGTGTTTTCggtattaattataaaggtaTGGTATTTTTGGTAATTACTGAGGTCcagtattttcagtaattaatgAGGTacgaaaaaaacttaaaatactgtACAACCAGTAATACcgtatttaagtacctacccgTAGTAAACAAATACCTGATACCGGTCAACATTTGAAATACCCTTAAGGCGGGTTTCCTTTATACACGTACTCATCAATCCTTTCCTGTGATtggttggttaggttaggttaccacACAGTTAATATGTTGTGGTTGGACATACCTGAACATTTTTCGTGTACACAGCATTTAGCCCTAtggtataaattttattatatatatttagtggCGTCattttggggggaggggggagctAGTATTTACTTAAACCTTAAGTCGGCACATTTACCACACGCCCCGCGTCATTATTCCTCACAGTAACGACAAGTCTTAGActatgttattgtattttaaatgtggTGTTTCCAAGAAAATTCAAGAGTAGTTCAAATAAGATATCAACtataaataacatacaaatataaaaaaaagcatagataaaaattatgattttaagtaataaaccaatctatatatttaaagcAGAACTATTTCTCAACACGTTTAATTATACCTAGTTGTGTCTTAAAATGTTAAcgatcgttttaatttttaaaatctcgAAAGCAGCCAACTGCAGTATTTGAACTATTATAAACTGAAATTAGTGTTGAACTGTGCTAtgcgtaataaaatataatgtgttaaaaataaatcgtaaaatGTATCAGATTTTACGACGTGTTATTGATGAATGCATATTTTTCTGCAGGACTGAGTTTTGGAAATCTACTGGCAAGAAATTTTGCGACTTTTGCAAATGTTGGATTGCAGATAACAAACCtgtgagtacataatattatactgatacaccgtttataattattataataagtaaaggtacctactattatttaatgtgtTTAATCCATATCGATATGCATTGTAAATGGTGCTCACAAACAATTATACGGGGATGCTAAGCTTCAAACGCTAACAAAGTTATTACACAAAATTTAATAccaaagtttaattttaaaataattttatttcgatctattaaacatttttgggtTATGTATCAATTGTTGTGGTATTAGCATTACTAGCACTCACTATCATCTACTCCtggaattgtataatatgtcgatatattattattacattattttataaatctttatttgGGCTTGACAGAGTATTCAGTTTCATGAAAATGGTAAACGGCACCAAATCAGCGTCGCCAAACGGTTGgtggacattaaaaaaaatagtgccaTCGAACGGAAAGAAGAACAAAAAATGGAAATGGACATGAAACGGATGGAacaggtatttataaatatataattatcaattaaccTATATTACAATCCACattccataatatattttacatggcATATATATATGATAGATATTCTACTTGTGTATTATATGATGGagtaattaaaatgattatgaaGTGTATACCTCTATAATAACTgctataagtattaaaaacaaattaacaactAACACTATGGGATCgccttatacaaatatacaatatttcatgTACATACTTATTcagttgttttgtttttttatacgtaatttttttatgaaactcTATTTTTCCCTTATTGACGGGTTGTAACTATAGTTGGAACGATTCCGTAGTACCTAGTTAGAATGCGTCGGGTTTGTTTAGcagatattaattataatttttttttttttgcacctaAAATTGTATCACAAATGCAGAACGCAATGAAAGCGTACTACAACGACATAACGAACAATCCTGATTATTCGTCACAAGTACTGATCAAAGAGAAGGGCTTGTGTATACGTCCTACGCCTTACATAATGACTCCGCAGCCAGCAGGGCCACATGTAAACATCAGTTATTCGAAAAACAACATGCCCGTGTCCATCAAACCGGTTGCGCCGCCCAAGCCCGAATTTGTCTGGCACCAGTCCAGGACTGACGATGGTTCCGACCTGATGTACTACTGGAACACCGAGACCGGAGGTCGGTACTGCAagtttgacataatatatcgGGTGTCTCGCCGCGTTTGTCTTTTCTTTTCTCAAtatataacacattatttttgattaaaaccaAATATCCAAAATGTGTATATGTCCTACCTCCCTCGTGAGTCATGATCCGTAGTATTCAAATTAGTGAATACTATTAAAACATCGCATAATGtgcaatatttttaagatatttacttAAACGGCTATTTCAGATTTTTACACAAGAAAtacgaaaacaaatattgataagTTAACCAATAGTACTACCTAGCCAATGATTATTTACcaaaattacatttcaaaaatatttttggacacATTTTTGTATAGACCGGGGTACGTATATCTTACACACGGCGAGacactatatatacctataggtaccgaATGTAACAGAAAgatctgaaaaaaaatgtatgctagTTAAACCTataggttaatattttaatattatatatcattcatatatatgaaaaaaaatttgaaaattatatggataatgGATAGTTTAAGAATTATACTTATGTGAAGAAATTCccaaaatacaaaattcaaataaatgtaatccaaaaaaaatattattttaaaaattctaaaaaacaaactatttgactaagataaatgtttttttcatcaaaactgTTCTTATAGTAAGATTTACAAAttgactattttaaaattttccaacaaatttaataaaatttaaaaaatgttattatcagtttcaagattattataaaaaaaaaattaggtataggtactataaatagcgcaagtgttattataaattatattaaagttaaaaaatatataaatattgattataacaaaagttatattgcattagtcaataataatttctattataccCTGTATATACGAGATGATTTATTtacaaagttattataatatattcaatatttttattcttaaattatatacatatttattccaATTCTGAATCATcttgtacctattacctatataacaatCGGGGTGGTTTAGATTGTTTATTTCAATAGTATATGTTGATTTGTGTTCTAGAGTCGGTTTGGGAACCACCGGCAGAAGGTTTCTTGAGCGTGGCCGAACAGGAGGCGGAAGAAAGCGGCAAGGGAACGGATGGGAAAGGAAAGGACAGCAAGAGCAAGGAGAAGGCTGCGACCAAAAAGAAAGCGCCGGCCGCCGGGTCGAAAGCCAAACGGAAAAAGACTGCGGACAAGAAACCCGGTGACGACGTCGAAGACGACGATGACGATGGTGACGAAGATGCTGCGGGAGATCCTCCTCAGCCTCCGGTGCGCGGTGTATTCGAACCGTTCATGGCGGAAACGACACGCATTGGATCATGGAGAACGGTGGAAAAGATGTAAGTCTGCAGCAGAAAACTATAATTTGCCGAGATTGGCGATcgaattgttatttgttttgtttttcgcaAGATACAATTTATACGCGATTCGATTATgtactcgtatatattattatatctaatcgAATTTCGAACGCGCTCCTCCGcggttcattttttttttaacgatataaATGCCactggtattatatatatacggcCTTCATCCGTTTTATATAGCACGTACGCAGCTTGGAAACAAAGCTATTTTTCATTGTTTGGGGTAAGCCATTTTGGCAGACGAAAAACGCTATTAGTTTTAATCATTTAACagatattacatatatatatatatatttacaatttacgttCCAAATAATCGACCAACAAAGTCCAAAACAACGACCAAACCAAAACATGTCTGCTAATGTGTCTTGGGTttcataataaatgttattattataataatttatgagttataacataTCATACGTACGATACATTTACGTCATattttattacgtatattatactacataagtaatattatatgcgattcctatagaaataaaaactccAATCAATCCTGTATACGGTTATATGGTTCTATATTCAAAATCACGAGCgacttttttttcaagtaaagttgagcatgattatattatagttggggttttaaaaccatacattgacattatattagaaatattttgacttcttAGCAaggttgttataaaaaaaaatacagagagtctaaacaattatacattaaaaaaatttttattatactgtactaaaaattgcataaaatataaatttttttaagacacCAACGTTTATTGAGATAATGTGTTACTTGTTTAAACGTTTAACCCCGTatggtatacctatacacattatatttatttataataatataatataggtcagTGGTCTCCAACAATCGATCTTTAGAGGAATATTGGTCAGTCGCATTAAAGATTAGTAATCCCAATATCGGTTGATCGTGTGCGTAATCTTAAACACACTTTtacttttacattatatatataaagtaaagTGTTTGTTAGAGATGAAAAACGTAACATTTTCTGATGgagaaataatttaagtataatattattggatatatacaacttattattatgttgcatgtaatactataaataatatacctacgtaaataaATAGTGGTCGATCACcaggtacttaaatatttttaatgtagctCACTTGTTGTAAAATGTTAGCCACCCCTGATAGGTATTATCTTTACAATCATCTTTAGCgtttaataaattgttctgctaatttaagtacaaattaaaatgttgttttacagCGATACTGAAcagtaattttttagtaaatttaccagataaaaaatacttattgtcCTATACATAACAACGCATTTATcctataaatactaatttttctaattttaattgacttgttattgttaataataaacaaaaagtttattatattatagttatttgcaGCTATTATAGGCATTATAGATATTATGCCATGACCTACATAAAATGTGCTTATTTTCATGTCCGTAAATATACcttacagtaggtatattatatttttactcaaatttaaaataagaatttttagtaaattttactTCATTAATCAAAGTTACTACTTACTAAACACGTTTTTataattcgtaataataatacctcTAGCTATTTAATAGTTACTTGAGGACGagtatgttaaaattatacgcCGACATATTATGTTGTGGTAAACTGGTAaatagcgtatattataatattgtacataatataaattgtagcAGTataattatgacttatgagtatacaaataatgaaaagagtattattattattgaattttatatctTTATGATTCCCACTTTAACAAGCgagtttgtttatatttatttcaatgtttCTCTGTTAAAATATATGCAGTAAACTCCATCAAGTGGAGCCTTTATTTGAACAACGATATTTTATATgagctaaatattttactttgtgCTTCTTTGTGTAAATggtacataaaaatttaaaattaataatattcggtCCCTACAATGAGTGGCTCCGTGGGCATTTCGTCtaacattatttgtataattgtactACGCATTCTTTTTTCCTTTTATATTTACtgtaaaatgaaatacaaattacaaccattattttgttattaatatttagtaataccCGTACGACTTTATTTTCAGTCAGCCGCAGTCAGTGATCGATCTTCAGTTACCAGTACAGGAATTCGTGGCGATTAAGGTGCCGAGTACCAAAGAAAAAGAACACACTTTCAAGGAAAAGATAGTTGGGAGTGTGAGCGCTTTGACGAAGAACGAATCGACCGATTCCATTTCATTCAAGAAGTCcaagtttaaaaaatctaaCTGTAGAAAACGTTTAGACGACGACTGAAGGACGGCTtgatttcaattataaaatcgaCCAACTCATCGTCGAGACCTCCTAAGTCGCTCGGTGGacttgcatttattatattagtgtttaagaacaatacattttttttaattttatattgtgcgtattatattttatgaacgtATCCGGCAGATTAGGgcatatgtacataatataatatgtgtatatatacgtGTTACAATGGTTTTTCGAATGTTTTCGTTTGGCAAAGCCCGAAATTATTGATTTCAAGACTCTTGATGATTATGTATGATATCAAAGATGACTATGACATTATTATGATCATCACGACTAGGTTGATGCGTGTATTATGGGAAACACGTTCCGAAGGGTGTATGAGATTTCCAAGGCGGCGCCAGCGCATCAATATAGTAGCGTGTCCAATCAAAATCTGCGTTCTCTACACCGTTATTTTTCAGTCGCgactctattataatatttctcgtTTAAATTGAACTGGGCCTTTGTGTTCGCTGCTGCGCTGTGATGTGTGCCAAATTCcagaattttcaaattttcaacgtCACTTTACGGTTCGTATACGAAATTAATGTATCCCCTGGGTAACAATCGAGCGTTCGGGAAAGCACGTGATTCGTTTTATCGTGTGTTGCATTGCAATTATTTACAGCGttggagaaaaaataaaaacccagTTAAACCTAACAAGATTTAATAggatttatgatattttattcattCTGTACGATTCcgttacgttattattataaaatatctattacttaaataaaagataagcacataatatatattttgttttacacttTTTCAGCTATTCTTTGAAATTAAATGCATACCgattgtgttaatattattcattttggtTGGTGTATCTATGTATTAGTAAAACgctgtattgtattattgatttaaacaattttgaatttattcattatttgatCAAGTTTAGATGGACTTTACAGTGTCTAAACTGTCTAATTATGTGTCTTTTGTTTATTGATGGCCACACCaagtttataagtaatttttacgTTCATTGATTTAGTGGGTTACTGTCATAATGGATAAGATGTGTACCTAGAAGTAATATTATCCTGATATGTACCTGTACAGGatataggatataatatttattttaaaatatactctctactattttaaaatcaatggatatattatgtatctccTTAGGTACCGAAATTCGAAGTTTCTGtctttaataatttcattatactatttacaacatattattatattattgtttccttTGACATCCGGAGTTAATTATtcgaattattcaaaaaataaaaaagattaggtatacgaaataattataacaaatatacgtaatattaatgaataaatataatgaatattattaatgaaaatgaaCTTTTTCGGCACGtggtatgtttaatataatattgatatttaatacatttgtacatgtACAACGTCTTATTAAACTGTAATTTGCAGAGACATCATAAACGGGAAATAAAAAAGGTGAGATATGTGATTTTAGCGTGTTATTAAATACCTAGTATAGTCTTATAAGCTAACATTTGTAACTAAACATGATACAGACGCTATAGACGGGGattgatatgtttttttattcacatttttttttaaatattattgtattattattaccaatcaATAAACTAGTTATATAatgtatgacataatattattaaatatttgaaacattattaaatcattaaagtGTAATATTGAATGGCGAGGgtgggaagtgagctatttcagttgTTAGCAACGTGTGctgcatttcgcccaagactgaaatttcCTTCCCGCATGAGCCACACATACCTACCTTCTATTTTTTGCCATGCCTCTGTGTTCTTCgatcagtgtctggttgtgcgtCCCCACTCCTCAGAACTTTTATAGATTTCCACTTTAACACCCAGCACTAGTTAGGATATCCATTTTACCACCCGGCACTATTGGGATTCCCACTTCACCACCTGCTGGACAGAAAAAGGTTgatttccaacgcttcaacgcCTTCAACCatcatcgaaaactaaactttcagtGCAGGCGcgacaacaaaaatattacaaatctaATTTATCGAATACGAATGTCATAAATGCcacatttaaaaactataatattatattgttcaacaAGCTGTAATGAATCCATATGCCTACATATCGATACGACCAATCTGCAGACACAATTtaagaaaattgtattacttttgCTGTAGCAAATAGATATTTTAGACTAAGAGcacttaaagtaaaataaaatacaatgagTAAGTATGGtgtacatattaatacaattccccggtaaaaatttagtttgataGTCAAATGTTGTACCTATGTGGCTGCAGTGTGTCAGGAATTTTGTAAATCCTATTTGGCTGCATCACACATTTACATAATACCTTCATACATTATTTACGTCACCGAGACCACGGTATCCCAATTGTTTAGGATACTGTCTAAAACACTCAAAGGCTATACCCTTACTGAACTTCAAGAACGGACTTTAATATAAGTTCTAAAGTTTAGCAACCATAGGGTATGTCACTATATAAATTTCCATT harbors:
- the LOC132942402 gene encoding WW domain-binding protein 4-like isoform X1, whose amino-acid sequence is MTEFWKSTGKKFCDFCKCWIADNKPSIQFHENGKRHQISVAKRLVDIKKNSAIERKEEQKMEMDMKRMEQNAMKAYYNDITNNPDYSSQVLIKEKGLCIRPTPYIMTPQPAGPHVNISYSKNNMPVSIKPVAPPKPEFVWHQSRTDDGSDLMYYWNTETGESVWEPPAEGFLSVAEQEAEESGKGTDGKGKDSKSKEKAATKKKAPAAGSKAKRKKTADKKPGDDVEDDDDDGDEDAAGDPPQPPVRGVFEPFMAETTRIGSWRTVEKIQPQSVIDLQLPVQEFVAIKVPSTKEKEHTFKEKIVGSVSALTKNESTDSISFKKSKFKKSNCRKRLDDD